Part of the Anaerobacillus alkaliphilus genome, TTATAGTAACTTAACTATGAATTTAACTGTTATAATAGTAGAAACAGATAAACAAACAAGAGAAGGAGAAAGTGACTGCGAACATGGAACTAAAACATAAGAATGAACTAGAACAAAACGGTCGTTCGTTACGGTCTACGGTACGACAATTGGTAGAGCATCGATTGTTTCAACCGATTGTCATTGCAATTATCTTTTTAAATGGACTAATCATCGTGACTGAAACTTATTTCATTGGTAATCAGTTATTACTAGTGTTGGATAAAATTATTGTTTGGATTTTTGTAATTGAATTAGTTGTAAAAATGATAGGACTCGGGTTTAGGGGTTATTTTTCCGATCGGTGGAACTGGTTTGATTTTGGTATTGTCATAGGAAGTTTAGTCTTCTACTCAACACCATTTGTCAGCGTACTAAGGCTAATAAGGGTTTTACGACTCATTAGAATGATCCCGGCGATTCCTGCATTACGTAGAATCATTGACTCATTAATGAAGTCCGTGCCTGCTTTATCCGGAATTTTAGGATTATGTATTTTAATCTTCTCAATTTACGCCATTATTGGAACA contains:
- a CDS encoding ion transporter, coding for MELKHKNELEQNGRSLRSTVRQLVEHRLFQPIVIAIIFLNGLIIVTETYFIGNQLLLVLDKIIVWIFVIELVVKMIGLGFRGYFSDRWNWFDFGIVIGSLVFYSTPFVSVLRLIRVLRLIRMIPAIPALRRIIDSLMKSVPALSGILGLCILIFSIYAIIGTTFFSEVLPAEFFGTFHNSLFTLMQVVTFESWASQVARPIINEVPWAWVYFVTFIIIGALVILNLVVAVILSYLGQDEEAKREEQMARLFQENQDLKNDLQEIKQLLLEKK